One genomic segment of Rhizobium gallicum bv. gallicum R602sp includes these proteins:
- a CDS encoding NADH-quinone oxidoreductase subunit C — protein MSEALTELSSHLSEARGSLIAATQLKFGELTLTTTGENLIALLAFLRDDAKCGFINLTDICGVDWPQREKRFDVVYHLLSPKQNLRIRVKVATDEDTPVPSACAVYPGADWFERETWDMYGVLFTGHPDLRRILTDYGFEGHPLRKDFPTTGFVEVRYDDAAKRVVYEPVELKQEFRNFDFMSPWEGTEYVLPGDEKAKQ, from the coding sequence ATGAGCGAAGCCCTCACTGAGCTTTCGTCCCATCTCTCGGAGGCGCGTGGCAGCCTAATTGCCGCGACGCAACTGAAATTCGGCGAGCTGACACTGACAACGACGGGCGAAAACCTGATCGCGCTTCTGGCGTTCCTGCGCGATGACGCCAAGTGCGGTTTCATCAACCTGACGGACATCTGCGGCGTCGATTGGCCGCAGCGCGAAAAGCGTTTCGACGTTGTGTATCATCTTTTGTCGCCGAAGCAGAACTTGCGCATCCGCGTGAAGGTCGCGACCGACGAGGATACGCCGGTTCCCTCGGCCTGCGCGGTCTATCCCGGCGCCGACTGGTTCGAGCGCGAGACCTGGGACATGTACGGCGTTCTCTTCACTGGCCACCCGGATCTCCGCCGCATCCTGACCGACTACGGTTTCGAAGGACATCCCCTTCGCAAGGACTTTCCGACGACCGGCTTCGTCGAAGTCCGTTACGACGATGCGGCAAAGCGGGTCGTTTACGAACCGGTGGAACTGAAGCAGGAATTCCGCAACTTCGACTTCATGTCGCCTTGGGAGGGCACCGAATACGTGCTGCCGGGCGATGAGAAGGCGAAGCAGTAG
- the nuoF gene encoding NADH-quinone oxidoreductase subunit NuoF: MLQDKDRIFTNIYGLKDKSLKGAMSRGHWDGTKQILEKGRDWIVNEMKASGLRGRGGAGFPTGLKWSFMPKESDGRPHYLVVNADESEPGTCKDRDIMRHDPHTLIEGCVVASFAMGANAAYIYVRGEYIREREALQAAIDECYDAGLLGKNNKLGWDMEIYVHHGAGAYICGEETALLESLEGKKGQPRLKPPFPANMGLYGCPTTVNNVESIAVAPTILRRGAGWFSSIGRPNNVGTKLFMLSGHVNKPCTVEEEMGITFRELVDRHAGGIRGGWDNLLAVIPGGASCPIVPAKDIIDCPMDFDGLRAVGSSFGTAAAIVMDKSTDVIKAIARISAFFKHESCGQCTPCREGTGWMWRVMERMAKGNAHKREIDMLFQVTKQIEGHTICALGDAAAWPVQGLIRNFRPEIEARIDQYTASAMDHGAVLEAAE; encoded by the coding sequence ATGTTACAAGATAAGGACCGCATCTTTACCAATATCTACGGCCTCAAGGACAAGTCCCTGAAAGGCGCGATGAGCCGCGGCCACTGGGACGGCACCAAGCAGATCCTCGAAAAGGGCCGCGACTGGATCGTCAACGAGATGAAGGCGTCTGGCCTTCGCGGCCGTGGCGGCGCAGGTTTTCCGACCGGTCTCAAGTGGTCCTTCATGCCGAAGGAAAGCGATGGCCGGCCGCACTATCTCGTCGTCAATGCCGACGAGTCGGAGCCCGGCACCTGCAAGGACCGCGACATCATGCGCCACGATCCGCATACGCTGATCGAAGGCTGCGTGGTTGCAAGCTTCGCCATGGGCGCGAACGCCGCCTACATCTATGTCCGCGGCGAATATATCCGCGAGCGTGAGGCACTGCAGGCGGCTATCGACGAATGCTATGATGCCGGCCTGCTCGGCAAGAACAACAAGCTCGGCTGGGACATGGAAATTTATGTCCATCACGGCGCCGGCGCTTACATCTGCGGCGAAGAAACCGCCCTGCTCGAAAGCCTTGAGGGCAAGAAGGGGCAGCCGCGCCTGAAGCCGCCGTTCCCGGCCAATATGGGTCTCTACGGCTGCCCGACGACGGTCAACAACGTCGAGTCGATCGCCGTTGCCCCGACGATCCTTCGCCGCGGCGCCGGCTGGTTCTCCTCGATCGGCCGTCCGAACAATGTCGGCACCAAACTTTTCATGCTCTCCGGCCACGTCAATAAGCCGTGCACCGTCGAAGAGGAAATGGGCATTACTTTCCGCGAGCTTGTCGATCGTCACGCCGGTGGCATTCGCGGCGGCTGGGACAACCTGCTCGCCGTCATTCCTGGCGGCGCCTCGTGCCCGATCGTGCCCGCCAAGGACATCATCGATTGCCCGATGGATTTCGACGGCCTGCGCGCTGTCGGTTCGTCCTTCGGCACGGCCGCCGCGATCGTCATGGACAAGTCCACCGACGTCATCAAGGCGATTGCCCGCATCTCGGCTTTCTTCAAGCATGAGAGCTGCGGCCAGTGCACGCCGTGCCGCGAAGGCACCGGCTGGATGTGGCGCGTGATGGAGCGTATGGCCAAGGGCAATGCCCACAAGCGCGAGATCGACATGCTCTTCCAGGTCACCAAGCAGATCGAAGGCCACACCATCTGTGCGCTCGGCGATGCTGCCGCATGGCCGGTGCAGGGTCTGATCCGTAACTTTCGCCCCGAGATCGAAGCGCGCATCGATCAGTACACGGCGAGCGCCATGGATCACGGTGCGGTTCTCGAGGCAGCGGAGTAG
- a CDS encoding NADH-ubiquinone oxidoreductase has protein sequence MTKASGSTGKDGVADFPADFGRLAAEMLERALPMHPLMAPPVAAMAAATAIGFGFSTQLAGAFFGALQGVFEETNRMAEALDDTPPEEPKPQVRIKPESIRPAAAGKAKLSIVGATGSKPTAPKKPAARAKKADDLKLIAGIGPKLEQVLNAKGIRTFAEIAAWTDAEIAKLDAELGFNGRVVRDDWTGQAKALSAKGRKRT, from the coding sequence ATGACCAAGGCATCTGGCAGCACAGGGAAGGATGGAGTGGCCGATTTCCCGGCGGACTTCGGCCGTCTTGCAGCCGAGATGCTGGAGCGGGCTCTGCCGATGCATCCGCTGATGGCGCCGCCCGTAGCGGCGATGGCTGCGGCAACTGCGATCGGCTTTGGTTTCTCGACGCAGCTTGCTGGCGCTTTTTTCGGCGCTCTGCAGGGTGTGTTCGAGGAGACCAACAGGATGGCGGAAGCCCTTGACGACACGCCGCCGGAGGAACCAAAGCCGCAAGTGCGCATCAAGCCGGAGAGTATCCGGCCGGCAGCGGCGGGGAAGGCCAAGCTTTCGATTGTCGGCGCAACTGGATCAAAGCCTACGGCACCGAAGAAGCCGGCGGCACGCGCGAAGAAGGCAGACGACCTGAAGCTGATTGCCGGCATCGGTCCGAAGCTCGAGCAGGTGCTGAATGCGAAGGGCATTCGGACCTTCGCCGAGATTGCCGCCTGGACGGATGCGGAAATCGCAAAGCTCGACGCCGAACTTGGTTTCAACGGCCGCGTTGTTCGCGACGATTGGACCGGTCAGGCGAAGGCGCTTTCTGCGAAGGGCCGGAAGCGGACGTGA
- a CDS encoding NADH-quinone oxidoreductase subunit E → MSVRRLAEDQFQPAAFAFNDENAVWADKTIKKYPAGRQQSAVIPLLMRAQEQDGWVTRAAIEKVADMLDMAYIRVLEVATFYTQFQLGPVGTRAHVQVCGTTPCMLRGSEGLMKVCKSKIHDHPFERNAEGTLSWEEVECLGACVNAPMVMIGKDTYEDLTPERLEEIIDTFNAGNGASIKPGPQIDRHFSSPEGGPTTLLAPDPKPKASAKKAVGDAVSLPPSEAGRPKSGDAETNPALKTPHTAPKAAAKNVKAVEAAPLPAPAEKPAKAAAAPAVSKPALTDKNRPVGIEKPTAPDDLKLISGVGPKIEAILNELGIFTYAQVAGWKKAERDWVDGYLNFKGRIERDDWAKQAKALAKGGEAEYIKIFGKKPR, encoded by the coding sequence ATGTCCGTTCGTCGACTAGCCGAAGATCAATTCCAGCCTGCCGCATTCGCCTTCAATGACGAAAACGCGGTTTGGGCGGATAAAACGATCAAGAAATATCCCGCAGGCCGTCAGCAGTCGGCGGTCATCCCGCTGTTGATGCGGGCGCAGGAGCAGGACGGCTGGGTCACACGCGCGGCGATCGAGAAAGTCGCCGACATGCTGGACATGGCCTATATCCGTGTCCTCGAAGTCGCGACCTTCTACACCCAGTTCCAACTGGGTCCGGTCGGAACGCGCGCACACGTCCAGGTCTGCGGCACGACGCCCTGCATGCTGCGCGGCTCTGAAGGCCTGATGAAGGTCTGCAAGAGCAAGATCCACGATCACCCGTTCGAGCGCAATGCCGAAGGCACGCTCTCCTGGGAAGAGGTCGAATGTCTCGGGGCCTGCGTTAACGCACCGATGGTGATGATCGGCAAGGACACTTACGAAGACCTGACGCCGGAGCGCCTCGAAGAGATCATCGACACGTTCAATGCCGGCAATGGCGCAAGCATCAAGCCCGGCCCGCAGATCGACCGTCATTTTTCCTCGCCCGAAGGCGGTCCGACGACGCTTCTGGCGCCGGATCCCAAGCCGAAGGCTTCCGCAAAGAAGGCCGTCGGCGATGCCGTCAGCCTTCCGCCTTCCGAGGCCGGCCGTCCAAAGAGCGGTGACGCTGAAACCAATCCGGCGCTGAAGACGCCCCATACGGCGCCGAAGGCCGCGGCCAAAAATGTCAAGGCCGTCGAGGCTGCGCCGCTGCCTGCACCGGCCGAAAAGCCTGCAAAGGCAGCCGCTGCTCCGGCCGTGAGTAAGCCGGCGCTGACCGACAAGAACCGGCCGGTCGGCATCGAAAAGCCGACAGCTCCGGACGATCTCAAGCTGATCTCGGGCGTCGGTCCGAAGATCGAGGCCATTTTGAACGAACTCGGAATCTTCACCTACGCGCAGGTCGCAGGCTGGAAGAAGGCCGAACGCGACTGGGTCGATGGATACTTGAATTTCAAGGGCCGCATCGAGCGCGACGACTGGGCCAAGCAGGCCAAGGCGCTCGCCAAGGGCGGCGAAGCGGAATATATCAAGATCTTTGGCAAGAAGCCGCGGTAA
- a CDS encoding NADH-quinone oxidoreductase subunit D: protein MTEHNVRNFNINFGPQHPAAHGVLRLVLELDGEIVERVDPHIGLLHRGTEKLIETKTYLQAVPYFDRLDYVAPMNQEHAYALAVEKLLGIEIPIRGQLIRVLYSEIGRILSHLLNVTTQAMDVGALTPPLWGFEEREKLMVFYERASGSRMHAAYFRPGGVHQDLPEKLVQDIGDWCDPFLKALDDIDDLLTGNRIFKQRNVDIGVVSLEDCWAWGFSGVMVRGSGAAWDLRRAQPYECYSDLEFDIPIGKNGDCYDRYLIRMIEMRESVRIMKQCVNRLLGDASTGPFSSVDGKVVPPKRGEMKRSMEALIHHFKLYTEGYHVPAGEVYAAVEAPKGEFGVYLVSDGSNKPYRCKIKAPGYAHLQAMDFMCRGHQLADVAAILGSLDIVFGEVDR from the coding sequence ATGACCGAACATAACGTCCGCAACTTCAACATCAATTTCGGGCCACAGCATCCGGCGGCGCACGGCGTTCTTCGTCTTGTCCTGGAGCTCGACGGCGAAATTGTGGAGCGCGTCGATCCGCATATCGGCCTGTTGCATCGCGGCACCGAGAAGCTGATCGAAACCAAAACCTATCTGCAGGCCGTTCCTTATTTCGACCGCCTCGATTATGTGGCACCGATGAACCAGGAACATGCCTATGCGCTGGCCGTCGAGAAGCTGCTCGGCATCGAAATCCCGATTCGCGGTCAGCTGATCCGCGTTCTTTATTCGGAAATCGGCCGTATCCTGTCGCATCTCCTCAACGTCACGACCCAGGCCATGGACGTCGGCGCGCTGACGCCGCCGCTCTGGGGCTTCGAAGAGCGCGAAAAGCTGATGGTGTTTTATGAGCGCGCTTCCGGCTCGCGCATGCATGCGGCTTATTTCCGTCCAGGCGGCGTCCATCAGGATCTGCCGGAAAAGCTCGTTCAGGATATCGGCGACTGGTGCGATCCGTTTCTGAAGGCGTTGGACGATATCGACGATCTTCTGACCGGCAACCGCATCTTCAAGCAACGTAACGTCGATATCGGCGTGGTATCGCTGGAAGACTGCTGGGCTTGGGGCTTCTCGGGCGTCATGGTCCGCGGTTCGGGAGCTGCCTGGGACCTGCGCCGTGCGCAGCCTTACGAGTGCTATTCCGATCTCGAGTTCGATATCCCGATCGGCAAGAACGGCGACTGCTATGACCGTTACCTGATCCGCATGATTGAAATGCGTGAATCGGTCCGCATCATGAAGCAGTGCGTGAACCGCCTGCTCGGCGATGCCAGCACTGGACCATTCTCGTCGGTCGACGGCAAGGTGGTGCCGCCGAAGCGCGGCGAGATGAAGCGCTCGATGGAAGCTCTGATCCATCACTTCAAGCTCTATACCGAAGGCTACCACGTTCCGGCCGGCGAAGTTTACGCCGCCGTCGAAGCGCCGAAGGGCGAGTTCGGCGTCTACCTCGTCTCCGACGGCTCCAACAAGCCGTATCGCTGCAAGATCAAAGCTCCGGGCTATGCTCATCTTCAGGCGATGGATTTCATGTGCCGCGGCCACCAATTGGCTGACGTCGCTGCCATTCTCGGCTCGCTCGACATCGTGTTCGGCGAGGTGGATCGCTGA